From one Lasioglossum baleicum unplaced genomic scaffold, iyLasBale1 scaffold0933, whole genome shotgun sequence genomic stretch:
- the LOC143220406 gene encoding uncharacterized protein LOC143220406 has protein sequence MTDLDVEDSLTKLNTQLNKSMVLMDTMETEIYQPKSNKSIKISTKIQPSSPSIISPVSRKSILKKTKDISIVETEQNAKNNNEIETEINHDRTPMDISSVIRPYNINDLIQREDLIVETTNATFSLDDLSDNEDIWIMDIPGTIDPNELKGQTLIFGEKSKFKIKEERYCTVNHEVKCNVTCVLHTGKVKSKYKTVNMKPAGTISVRRKLSSISKTKPMQIENCSVPFPKI, from the exons ATGACTGATCTAGATGTGGAAGATTCTTTAACTAAGTTAAACACTCAATTAAATAAAAGCATGGTTTTGATGGATACCATGGAAACAGAAATATATCAGCCAAAAAGTAataaatctattaaaattaGTACAAAAATTCAACCATCAAGCCCATCTATTATATCACCTGTTTCTCGAAAAagtattttgaaaaaaactaaGGATATAAGCATAGTAGAGACAGAACAAAATGccaaaaataacaatgaaatagAAACTGAAATAAATCATGATAGAACACCAATGGATATTTCATCTGTTATAAGACCATATAAT atcAATGATTTAATACAGAGAGAAGATTTAATTGTAGAAACTACTAATGCTACATTTAGCTTAGATGATTTATCTGATAACGAAGACATATGGATTATGGATATTCCTGGGACA ATAGATCCAAATGAACTTAAAGGCCAGACTTTAATATTTGGAGAAAAatctaaatttaaaattaaagaagaaagaTATTGTACAGTGAATCACGAAGTTAAATGTAATGTTACATGTGTACTTCATACTGGCAAAGTAAAATCAAAATATAAAACTG TTAATATGAAGCCAGCAGGCACGATTAGTGTCAGACGAAAACTTTCAAGTATTTCAAAAACTAAACCAATGCAAATAGAAAACTGCAGTGTGCCATTTCCAAAAATTTGA
- the LOC143220405 gene encoding origin recognition complex subunit 2-like — MSLTENLRRSSRLKARVKESTPIKYTYTSSNSDEDFDVNLVSKIQEELQNVEENIQKPLELFSNDDISGEELYKLQTSVKKDNMTQKAQLCCTPVNNTTLPVAKVVLEKVNLNDRKILKIPKENPTVAKAAVSQKKYKSGLTSSESESVSESSDYAPSDDDKDETSDSENTDVSSDEIIVLETKLKNPKFKLQANILSTPKRINKKNKPSVIYKDFHMQSDEYFATQSEKIITSDRTLEYLRNNRLTKEKLEQLLANQNYVSSQHKKNILSLTEHYTSLFPMWYFIMEQGYTVLLYGLGSKRCLINHFHKNISYHPSLVVNGFFPSLTTKDILNGIITDLLELNCPTNATDCIHLIKKVLTKNPKDRLYLLIHNLDGIMLRSSKAQDLLSCLASVPNICVLASVDHINAPLLWDHTKHAKFNFFWWDTSTFLTYQEETSYESSLMVQQSGALAVSSLHNVFLSLTSNAKSIYILLAKYQLQNSNNVNITGMAFKDLYRAAREGFLVSSDLALRAQLTEFIDHKLVKIKRNIDSVEHLVIPLNNGLLKQFIEEYDT; from the exons atgtctCTTACTGAAAATTTACGGCGATCTTCTCGACTAAAAGCCCGCGTAAAAG aAAGTACACCTATAAAGTATACGTATACATCATCCAATTCAGATGAAGATTTTGATGTAAATCTAGTAAGTAAAATACAAGAAGAACTCCAAAATGTAGAAGAAAATATACAAAAACCACTtg AATTATTTTCAAATGATGATATAAGTGGAGaggaattatataaattacaaacaTCTGTTAAAAAAGATAATATGACACAAAAAGCACAGTTATGTTGTACACCTGTTAATAATACTACATTACCTGTAGCTAAAGTAGTTCTTgaaaaagtaaatttaaatgacagaaaaatcttgaaaattcctAAGGAAAATCCAACGGTTGCAAAAG CTGCTGTTAGTCAGAAAAAATATAAATCTGGATTAACTTCaagtgaaagtgaaagtgtGTCTGAATCTAGTGATTATGCACCATCTGATGATGACAAAGATGAAACAAGTGACAGTGAAAATACAGATGTTAGTAGTGATGAAATAATTGTATTGGAAACAAAGCTTAAAAATCCAAAATTTAAATTACAAGCGAACATATTAAGTacaccaaaaagaataaataagaaaaataaaccTTCAGTTATTTACAAGGATTTT cATATGCAAAGTGATGAATACTTTGCTACACAATCAGAGAAAATAATTACATCTGACCGGACATTAGAATATTTACGTAATAATCGTTTAACGAAAGAAAAATTAGAACAGTTATTAGCAAATCAAAATTATGTGTCCtcacaacataaaaaaaatattttgtcatTAACTGAACATTATACTTCATTATTTCCCATGTGGTATTTTATTATGGA GCAAGGTTACACTGTATTACTTTATGGTTTGGGATCAAAGAGATGTTTAATCAATCATTTTCATAAGAATATATCTTATCATCCATCGCTAGTAGTAAATGGATTTTTTCCTAGTTTAACTACAAAAGAT attttgaaTGGTATAATTACTGATTTATTGGAGTTAAATTGTCCTACCAATGCAACTGATTGTATACATCttattaaaaaagttttaacaAAAAATCCAAAGGACAGactttatttattaatacataatTTAGATGGCATAATGTTACGTTCAAGTAAAGCTCAAGATTTATTGTCTTGCCTTGCAAGTGTACCAAATATTTGTGTTTTAGCATCAGTAGATCATATCAATGCTCCGCTAT TATGGGATCATACAAAACATgctaaatttaatttcttttggTGGGATACATCAACATTTTTAACTTATCAAGAAGAAACATCTTATGAAAGTTCACTTATGGTTCAGCAAAGTGGTGCTCTTGCTGTGTCATCTCTTCATAATGTTTTCCTTTCTTTAACTTCAAATGCTAAGTCAATTTACATATTGCTTGCGAAATATCAGTTGCAAAATAGCAATAATGTTAATATTACTG GAATGGCATTTAAAGATCTTTATCGAGCTGCTCGCGAAGGATTTCTCGTAAGCTCAGATTTAGCGTTAAGAGCACAATTAACTGAGTTTATAGATCATAAACTAGTGAAAATAAAACGTAATATTGATAGTGTTGAACATCTTGTGATCCCATTAAATAATGGACTTTTGAAACAATTTATAGAGGAATATGATACATGA